In the Pseudodesulfovibrio alkaliphilus genome, one interval contains:
- a CDS encoding HU family DNA-binding protein translates to MTKAELVAKIAEKNGTSKAQAEASMNAILEVIQAELAAGNKLTLTGFGTFSVSERKARTGRNPRTGADIKIPACKVAQFKPGKVLKEAVK, encoded by the coding sequence ATGACCAAAGCAGAACTTGTTGCCAAAATCGCTGAGAAGAACGGCACCTCCAAGGCCCAGGCCGAGGCGTCCATGAATGCCATTCTCGAAGTCATCCAGGCCGAGCTGGCCGCCGGAAACAAGCTGACCCTGACCGGGTTCGGCACCTTCAGCGTCAGCGAGCGCAAGGCACGCACCGGCCGCAACCCCCGTACCGGCGCGGACATCAAGATCCCCGCCTGCAAGGTTGCCCAGTTCAAGCCCGGCAAGGTTCTGAAGGAAGCTGTTAAGTAG